Proteins from a single region of Anastrepha ludens isolate Willacy chromosome 5, idAnaLude1.1, whole genome shotgun sequence:
- the LOC128863884 gene encoding glyoxylate reductase/hydroxypyruvate reductase-like isoform X2, with product MSGEKKFKILVTHPELPQAVMDLLSRDCEVTVVQSLPSLRSEILEKAKGVDALFWRSYEPLNAEVLDAVGPQLKSISTMSAGIDYVDVQEIKRRKIPLGHTPVVLNEAVADVAVGLLLAAARRFHEGRVKIETDTWEDFHLNWMLGRDLRDSVVGFYGFGGIAQNIAKRLKGFDIDSILYTTRRRVAPEIEQEYNAKKADFDTMLAESDFVVIAAPLTKDTAGVFNATAFGKMKKTAVLVNIGRGGIVNQPDLYEALKTNQIFAAGLDVMTPEPLPPTDPILSLPNLVVLPHLGSATERTRDDMSIIAAHNVLRGLAGEPMLSPAY from the exons ATGTCCGgcgaaaagaaatttaaaattttagtaacaCACCCAGAACTGCCACAAGCTGTCATGGACCTGTTGTCACGCGACTGTGAGGTGACCGTAGTGCAGAGTTTGCCGTCTTTGCGTTCAGAGATTTTAGAGAAAGCTAAAGGTGTAGACGCACTCTTTTGGCGCAGCTATGAACCGCTTAATGCCGAAGTATTGGATGCGGTTGGACCGCAACTGAAATCGATTTCCACCATGTCGGCGGGCATAGATTACGTGGATGTGCAGGAAATTAAGCGCCGTAAGATACCACTCGGCCACACGCCCGTCGTGCTCAATGAAGCGGTGGCAGATGTAGCGGTTGGTTTATTGCTGGCGGCAGCGCGTCGCTTCCACGAAGGACGGGTGAAGATTGAAAC TGACACCTGGGAGGACTTCCATCTCAATTGGATGTTGGGCCGCGATTTGCGCGACTCCGTAGTGGGTTTCTATGGTTTTGGAGGTATTGCACAAAACATCGCCAAGCGTCTGAAGGGCTTTGACATTGATAGCATACTCTATACGACACGTCGTCGGGTGGCGCCTGAAATTGAGCAAGAATACAATGCCAAAAAAGCCGATTTCGACACGATGCTGGCCGAAAGTGATTTCGTAGTTATTGCGGCGCCTTTGACCAAGGACACTGCTGGTGTTTTCAATGCCACCGCTTTTGGTAAAATGAAGAAGACTGCCGTGCTGGTGAATATTGGACGTGGAG GTATTGTGAATCAGCCAGATTTGTATGAAGCtttgaaaacaaatcaaatatttgctgCCGGTTTGGATGTGATGACACCTGAACCACTGCCCCCCACTGATCCGATTTTGAGTCTACCAAACCTCG TTGTTCTCCCTCACTTGGGCTCGGCCACCGAACGCACCCGTGACGATATGTCTATCATAGCAGCGCACAACGTTTTGCGGGGACTGGCTGGTGAACCAATGCTCTCGCCCGCCTATTAA
- the LOC128863884 gene encoding glyoxylate reductase/hydroxypyruvate reductase-like isoform X1, with the protein MFGSQQSRLLGARILQKVSSIRMTTSTKELRATCKMSGEKKFKILVTHPELPQAVMDLLSRDCEVTVVQSLPSLRSEILEKAKGVDALFWRSYEPLNAEVLDAVGPQLKSISTMSAGIDYVDVQEIKRRKIPLGHTPVVLNEAVADVAVGLLLAAARRFHEGRVKIETDTWEDFHLNWMLGRDLRDSVVGFYGFGGIAQNIAKRLKGFDIDSILYTTRRRVAPEIEQEYNAKKADFDTMLAESDFVVIAAPLTKDTAGVFNATAFGKMKKTAVLVNIGRGGIVNQPDLYEALKTNQIFAAGLDVMTPEPLPPTDPILSLPNLVVLPHLGSATERTRDDMSIIAAHNVLRGLAGEPMLSPAY; encoded by the exons ATGTTTGGCTCGCAGCAGAGCCGCCTATTGGGCGCAAGAATTCTGCAGAAAGTATCCTCCATTCGTATGACGACTTCAACGAAAGAGCTGAGAGCGACTT GTAAAATGTCCGgcgaaaagaaatttaaaattttagtaacaCACCCAGAACTGCCACAAGCTGTCATGGACCTGTTGTCACGCGACTGTGAGGTGACCGTAGTGCAGAGTTTGCCGTCTTTGCGTTCAGAGATTTTAGAGAAAGCTAAAGGTGTAGACGCACTCTTTTGGCGCAGCTATGAACCGCTTAATGCCGAAGTATTGGATGCGGTTGGACCGCAACTGAAATCGATTTCCACCATGTCGGCGGGCATAGATTACGTGGATGTGCAGGAAATTAAGCGCCGTAAGATACCACTCGGCCACACGCCCGTCGTGCTCAATGAAGCGGTGGCAGATGTAGCGGTTGGTTTATTGCTGGCGGCAGCGCGTCGCTTCCACGAAGGACGGGTGAAGATTGAAAC TGACACCTGGGAGGACTTCCATCTCAATTGGATGTTGGGCCGCGATTTGCGCGACTCCGTAGTGGGTTTCTATGGTTTTGGAGGTATTGCACAAAACATCGCCAAGCGTCTGAAGGGCTTTGACATTGATAGCATACTCTATACGACACGTCGTCGGGTGGCGCCTGAAATTGAGCAAGAATACAATGCCAAAAAAGCCGATTTCGACACGATGCTGGCCGAAAGTGATTTCGTAGTTATTGCGGCGCCTTTGACCAAGGACACTGCTGGTGTTTTCAATGCCACCGCTTTTGGTAAAATGAAGAAGACTGCCGTGCTGGTGAATATTGGACGTGGAG GTATTGTGAATCAGCCAGATTTGTATGAAGCtttgaaaacaaatcaaatatttgctgCCGGTTTGGATGTGATGACACCTGAACCACTGCCCCCCACTGATCCGATTTTGAGTCTACCAAACCTCG TTGTTCTCCCTCACTTGGGCTCGGCCACCGAACGCACCCGTGACGATATGTCTATCATAGCAGCGCACAACGTTTTGCGGGGACTGGCTGGTGAACCAATGCTCTCGCCCGCCTATTAA